In Pseudomonas sp. PDNC002, the DNA window GCGTGGTGCTTGCCCGGCGCATGGACGAACCCTTCACCCTCCTGCGCTCCTCCGGCGGCGATCGGCTGACGGGCGCCGCCGGCGACTGGGTCATGCAGTACGCCCCCGGCGATTACGGTGTCGTGAAGGCCGAGCGCTTCGCCAAGGTCTATCGACTGGCCGATTGAATCCACCCCCGGCTGGAAACCAACCGCCGCCAGCGGCTATGGTCTGTCCTGGCGGGCGCTCTGCGTCGCGTATTTCTTGCAACTTTGCCGGCGTTGCGCGGGTCCACCCTGCAGCCACTGGCCAGCGAAACGCTCATCGGGAGGACGGCGCGGAATGCGATTCATGGACATGCGAGGGCTCAGCCTGGGGCCCTGGAAGCTGATCAGCCTGACAGTGAAGGAATTCGTCGACGACGAGATGCCCACCTACGCCGCCGCGCTGGCGTACCAAGGGTTGTTTTCGCTGTTCCCTTTCCTGCTGTTCCTGATCGCGCTGCTGGGCTTCCTGCACCTGCCGGAGTTCTTCGACTTCCTTCGCCAGCAGGCCGACTACGTGCTGCCGGCACAGGCGCTGGAGCAGGTCAATCCTGTGATCGATCAGTTGCAGCAGCGCCAGGGCGGGCTGCTGTCCCTCGGTATCGTGGTGGCGCTGTGGTCATCCTCGGCGGCGGTGCGCTCGCTGATGATCGCCCTCAACGCCGCCTATGACGTGCGTGAGGGGCGTCCGGCGTGGAAGCGCATCCCGCTGTCGCTGCTCTACACCTTCGGCATCGTCGCCATGCTGATGCTGATCGCCGCGCTGATGATCCTCGGGCCGCAGGTCATGAGCTGGATCGCCGGCAAGGTCGGCCTGGAAGACTTCGTGGTGATCATCTGGAGCATCCTGCGCTGGCCGGTGATCGTCCTGCTGATGATGATGGCGGTGGCGATCATCTACTACGTCACCCCCAACGTGGAGCAGAAATTCCGCTTCATCACGCCGGGCTCGGTGCTCGCCGTGGTGCTGTGGATTTCCGCGTCGCTGGGCTTTGGCTACTACGTGAAGAACTTCGCCGACTACAACGCCATGTATGGCAGCGTCGGGGCGATTATCGTGCTGCTGCTGTACTTCTACATCTCGTCGGCGGTGCTGTTGCTGGGGGCGGAGCTCAATGCGGTGATCGAGACCCATCTGCCCCACGGCAAGGATGCCGGCGAGAGGACCTTCAAGGAAGCCGAGCCGCCGCCGGAAGAGGCCTAGGGCCGCGGAGCCTGGCCGGCAACGGCGGGTGGTTCGGCGAGCAGGCCGTTGACCAGTGCCGTGGCCTTTTCGAAGGACGGATAGCCGCTCTTGGCGACATCCAGGTTGGCGTAGGACTCCCGATAGCGCAGGGCCTTTTCCGGATCGACCCTGTCCACCAGGTAGGGCTCGGACCAGATCTTGTAGAGCAGGGCGACGGCGTAGGGCTGGCCAGCGTCGGCGGCCTTTTCCAGCAGCGCTAGCACCTCGTCCACCTGCGGCCCTTCCTTGATCTTCAGCAACGCCATGTAGAAGCTCGCTTCGCCGCGTTCGTCCTTGACCATGGCGCGTTCGAGCAGCGCTCCGGCCAGCTCGTAGTTCGCCAGGTCACCCGTGGCGATCAGCAGCTTCGCCTGCAGCATGTCGTTCTGGTACAGCAGGCGTTCCTGACGGCAGGCGTCGCCGCTGAGCGGCTCGTCGCAGGGCTTGGTGGCGGACGTGGAGCAGCCTGCCAGCAGCAGCGGCAGGGCTACGGCGGCCAGCAGGTAA includes these proteins:
- a CDS encoding YihY/virulence factor BrkB family protein, yielding MRFMDMRGLSLGPWKLISLTVKEFVDDEMPTYAAALAYQGLFSLFPFLLFLIALLGFLHLPEFFDFLRQQADYVLPAQALEQVNPVIDQLQQRQGGLLSLGIVVALWSSSAAVRSLMIALNAAYDVREGRPAWKRIPLSLLYTFGIVAMLMLIAALMILGPQVMSWIAGKVGLEDFVVIIWSILRWPVIVLLMMMAVAIIYYVTPNVEQKFRFITPGSVLAVVLWISASLGFGYYVKNFADYNAMYGSVGAIIVLLLYFYISSAVLLLGAELNAVIETHLPHGKDAGERTFKEAEPPPEEA